In Haematobia irritans isolate KBUSLIRL chromosome 1, ASM5000362v1, whole genome shotgun sequence, a genomic segment contains:
- the LOC142221019 gene encoding uncharacterized protein LOC142221019, which translates to METCRTCAKCDFDNPTQWLDLFNAQHWKPETERIHIELNSWKIKVSCNDGLPQKICTDCFSKFCTVSEFRLQCMEAQQILSNIFDKIDTQSIQDDGEEVFEGFQQSSSEKDNDLTITKATTTTAAIEPISTIPSSQNVMITTTIPAAPAPIAISTTSPPTSVYSKNHIENNLLESNSKTDNHETLNGILKIDDEHNNTEVSFRTITSLNINDTAVLVENPNEKQNFGEHTNFISDSNGTSITNNDEILPEDTNDLDENDLIEELIDELDIIEETDDNYIENEIDQDQNQNNIYCTVNQSYHITNDNENITVTENDLNISFECKYCYKWKNSATENFQTQRDLLAHITELHSSEQPYNCPYCRVSFMDAASRTTHLKEVHSQKLHSCDTCGKKYADKINLKNHVEKYHSGTDFDCTLCAKSFCSSKSLNYHMKWHNPKEQLKCSYCDRLFINQRHLKVHEETHTGFRSQEVCSFCGKYFFHLKTLRWHIFRQHGGEKPYKCARCPEVFTSYFEKRLHMLEFHLDNLTLIEKTECMLCHKRYENEHILKDHMLEDHKENKGAVKIANNKRIVMNKKPKSFTGLFQCEKCDKRFNMKSALERHMAVHSTEGRPHACPQCPKRFKRSQDMKWHLKTHSLEKPNVCDICGKGFALKYVLTQHRRSHEVLEKNFTCTTCGRSYLFEKSLRLHERIHSGKTYYKCDLCSESFVTHIKFKWHMKKMHDEDDVAAATNLNLHSINTNNTELPLDDLVNIVIT; encoded by the exons ATGGAAACATGTCGTACTTGTGCTAAATGCGATTTTGATAATCCAACCCAGTGGTTGGATTTATTCAATGCCCAGCATTGGAAACCAGAGACAGAACGAATACATATTGAATTAAATAGTTGGAAAATTAag gTATCCTGTAATGATGGTTTACCACAGAAAATATGTACGGattgtttttcgaaattttgcacagtttcCGAATTTCGTCTCCAGTGCATGGAAGCCCAACAGATTTTAAGCAATATATTCGATAAAATCGATACCCAAAGTATACAAGATGATGGCGAAGAAGTATTCGAGGGGTTCCAGCAGTCCAGTTCTGAAAAGGATAACGATTTAACAATCaccaaagcaacaacaacaacagcagcaatagAACCCATATCAACAATACCATCCTCTCAAAATGTAatgataacaacaacaataccagCAGCACCAGCACCAATAGCAATTTCTACTACTTCTCCACCTACTTCAGTTTACTCCAAAAACCACATTGAGAATAATCTACTCGAGAGCAATAGTAAAACTG ATAACCATGAAACACTCAATGGCATTTTAAAAATAGATGACGAACACAATAACACCGAGGTTTCATTTAGAACCATAACAAGTTTAAATATTAATGACACTGCCGTTTTAGTAGaaaatccaaatgaaaaacaaaattttggagaacACACAAATTTTATAAGCGATAGTAATGGAACTTCTATAACAAATAACGATGAAATACTACCAGAAGATACCAACGATTTAGATGAAAACGATCTCATAGAAGAGCTAATCGATGAGCTAGATATCATCGAGGAAACCGAtgataattatatagaaaacgaAATCGACCAAGatcaaaatcaaaacaataTATATTGTACAGTAAATCAATCGTATCACATAACAAATGACAACGAAAATATAACCGTTACCGAGAACGATTTAAATATATCATTTGAATGTAAATATTGTTATAAATGGAAGAATAGCGCAACGGAAAACTTTCAAACTCAACGAGATCTTTTGGCCCATATCACCGAATTGCATAGCTCAGAGCAACCTTATAATTGTCCCTATTGTCGCGTTAGTTTTATGGACGCGGCCTCACGGACTACACATCTTAAAGAGGTGCACAGTCAAAAGTTGCACTCCTGTGATACATGCGGCAAAAAGTATGcagataaaattaatttaaaaaatcatgtGGAAAAATATCACAGTGGTACCGATTTTGATTGTACTCTGTGTGCAAAAAGTTTTTGCTCGAGTAAAAGCCTAAACTACCATATGAAATGGCACAATCCAAAGGAGCAGCTAAAATGCAGTTACTGTGATCGTCTCTTTATCAATCAGAGGCATTTGAAAGTGCATGAGGAAACGCATACGGGCTTTCGAAGTCAAGAAGTGTGCTCGTTCTGTGGCAAAT aTTTCTTCCATTTGAAAACTTTAAGATGGCACATTTTCCGCCAACATGGTGGTGAAAAACCTTATAAATGTGCTCGATGTCCTGAAG TTTTCACTTCGTATTTCGAAAAACGTCTTCACATGCTCGAATTTCATTTGGATAATTTAACATTGATTGAGAAAACTGAATGTATGTTATGTCACAAACGATATGAAAATGAGCACATTCTGAAAGACCATATGCTCGAGGACCATAAAGAAAATAAGGGAGCTGTAAAAATAGCAAATAACAAACGTATCGTTATGAATAAAAAGCCAAAAAGTTTTACCGGCCTATTTCAATGCGAAAAATGTGATAAACGTTTCAATATGAAGTCTGCCTTAGAGAGACACATGGCTGTGCATTCGACCGAAGGAAG ACCTCATGCTTGTCCACAGTGCCCTAAACGTTTCAAACGTTCACAGGATATGAAGTGGCATTTAAAAACACATTCATTAGAGAAACCCAATGTTTGCGACATTTGCGGAAAAGGATTTGCCTTGAAATATGTCTTGACACAGCATCGAAGAAGTCACGAAG ttcttgaaaaaaatttcacctgtACAACTTGTGGACGATCGTATCTTTTTGAAAAATCGCTACGGCTTCATGAACGAATACACAGTGGGAAGACCTATTACAAATGCGATTTGTGCAGTGAAAGTTTTGTGacccatataaaatttaaat ggcatatgaaaaaaatgcaCGATGAAGATGATGTGGCGGCGGCTACTAATCTTAatctccattccattaatacgaATAACACAGAGCTGCCATTGGATGACTTGGTAAACATTGTGATTACttag